The stretch of DNA ACGTGGCCGTCAGGTCCGGTGCCTTCCCGCTGCTCGGCGAGCCGCCGTTCGGTGTGGGCTGGGACATCTCCGGAGTGGTCGAAGAGGCGGGCGCCGGGGCCGTCTTCGCGGTGGGCGACGAGGTGTACGGGATGCCGCTCTTCCCCCGCGCCGCCACCGCGTATGCCGACTACGTATCCGTGCCGTCCCGCCACCTGGCCCGCAAGCCCGCCTCACTCGACCACGTGCACGCCGCGGCCGTCCCCCTCGCGGCACTGACCGCCTGGCAGGGCCTGGTGCGGGCGGCGGACATCAAGAAGGGCGACCGGGTACTGATCCAGCGGGCGGCCGGTGGTGTCGGCCACTTCGCGGTGCAGATCGCCAAGGCGCGGGGCGCCCATGTGATCGCGATCGCCAGCGCGGGCCGGCATGACTTCGTACGAGGCCTCGGCGCCGACGAGATCATCGACTACCGCACCACCGACTTCACCGAGGCCGTCAAGGACGTGGACGTGTTCCTCGACTCGACGGCCCAGGGCGACCGCTCGCTCGGCGTGGTGCGCCCCGGCGGCGTACTCATCAGCGTCCTGGAACACGGCGACCGGGAGCTCGCCACACGTGTGGAGGCCGCCGGGCGGCGCTTCGCCGGAGTCCTGGTCGAGCCGGACACCGAAGGGCTCGAAGCGCTCGCCGAGCTGATCGACGCGGGGCGGATCCGTCCCTACGTAGAGGAGACGTTCCCGCTCGCGGAGGCAGGCAAGGCACACGAACTGGTCGCG from Streptomyces sp. BA2 encodes:
- a CDS encoding zinc-binding dehydrogenase → MRAVIQKSFGGPEVLEVVEAERPKPLVGEVLVKVHASAVNPADVAVRSGAFPLLGEPPFGVGWDISGVVEEAGAGAVFAVGDEVYGMPLFPRAATAYADYVSVPSRHLARKPASLDHVHAAAVPLAALTAWQGLVRAADIKKGDRVLIQRAAGGVGHFAVQIAKARGAHVIAIASAGRHDFVRGLGADEIIDYRTTDFTEAVKDVDVFLDSTAQGDRSLGVVRPGGVLISVLEHGDRELATRVEAAGRRFAGVLVEPDTEGLEALAELIDAGRIRPYVEETFPLAEAGKAHELVAAGHVQGKIVLTV